The genomic region ACGTCAGGCCGTACTTTGGTAATGGAGACTGGAAAACATGATACAGTTTTAAGGTACCTGTTTACACTTGTCATTAAACAAAATTCTATAAGCGTTAATGAACATTGAAAGCATTATTTTCATCTAAGCAATTATTGTTTGATTTAGATTGACAATTCACAAATCAATTTTTAGTATTGTTTTGGTTAATCCAACACCCTTCCGAAGTTcgattgaagctctaataccacatgtaaaACTTCCAGTGATTGATTCTGGAAATAATTTCAGAAAAGTATATTTTTGGCGATGTAGTTATCTGGTTTGTAACACCTTATGATATGTAAATGTATATCTTTTGTCAGGGGAAGTTGAATGGCTTCAAATGAACtcaccagggatcaagtcttgttgagtacaAGGATCCAATATAATAAGGAATGAGACGGAAATCGTGGCCCAGGTGAATGtggcggaatggatacccctcactTCTTTGCTCTTAGTCAAGGAGGTTTCAGCCTAAGGCTCCTCCCCTATAAAGTGGCAAAAACTATTTTGTGAAGGGACTGCCATGCTCCAAGGTCTAGACCTCCCTCAGAAAAATTAAAAATGTGTAtacctttttcctttttatttttttatgtacaATCACTCAAGAGAATCTGTAACAATATTTATGACAGCATAATTGTAGGAGATTTTGTTAATGTTGTACCCTTATTTGGATTTGTTTTATGGGGAATGTATAAAATTGTAAAATTTGTTTATAATAAAAGAAGTCATTACATGTAGATGGGATATATCTGATTATTAATCTATTTTTTCTTTTCTAATAgtaatttgatttaattattttgatGATGGATGGATTATCAGCATGATCTAAATTGTTAATGAAAAATTAATCATAAAATCTAATCCAGAAGCAGTTATGACCAACATCGAACTAATTTCAAACATAGTATTTACACTTCCAATGATAAAAGATCCAATTATTCTTTTTGATAATTCTGATTTCTGATAATGAAATATGAAATTTGATCCGAAACACTACAAAAACTCACACAATTCATACCACTATCATGAATTGTCTTACAGTTACAATTCCAGTGTCTCCATAAGACAAATTTTCCCTCTAGCAGAAGCTTTAGTCTACATTAGAACACTCATCTTTTCTGCTCATTTCTGATTTCCCAAGAAATCGGTATGATTTGAGGGTAGAATTAAGTCCAAGCAGTAGAAGATTAGAGAGATACTCTCGGTTAATATGATTTACAATTACAATCCAGCTCGCAACCAGAGCGGGGTCAAAACCAGGATAGACCACCAAGCTAAACACACCCCTGTCAACCATCATGCTGCAATTTTCATGTTTTCTTTTAACCTGGATACAACAATCCCCAGTGTAAGTATTTTCATTCTACACAAATCTGTCTATGCCTTGCGTATAAGTTCTGCAAAGGCAAAATTTAAATTAAAACAGCATAACATATTCCTTGTTATTAATGACATCACAATCTATTATGATTATGGTctttgtttgtagattaaattttgtaaGAGTTTTTTATCAAGTGTCGGATCATATTCTGTCTCTAATTCAAAATGTAGATACAAAAACTTTTATACAATCTGATCTAAAAACAGCAGCCATAATATACATTTTAGTGATGTAAAAACTCTTACACAATCTAATCGGAAAACAACAACCATAAACATTCTTTACAATTTAAGACCTCTTACACAATCTAATCCGAAAACAACAGCAATAAATAATTTTTGACTAATTGACACAATAATCATGAACTAACCTCTGCAACCAGATTGCGGGACCTGGTGAAAATTGCACATGCCCTCTCTCTGAAGGATCCCTCAATGTGATAATCACCACGCCTCCTCATATAGTCCTTAAAAGAAGAACCCACAAAGACATCAATAGATGTGGTTGCAGGTATAATGGATGAACACTTAATGCTAAACACCCTTCTTCTTCTGGGTCCACTTCCATCTTCCCCATTGTAGATGAAACCTTCCCATCTCTGGTGAAGACTTACAACCTGCTCATTAAACTACACATTAAGAATTTGTAGCGTGCagtaaactaagaaaacaagaaatagAATCCAACATACCTTCCTGCGTAGCAGAATAAGAGGATTTCCTGAAGCATCCATTAAAAGGAGTTGGGTTGCGACATTAGGAGTCCAATTTTCAACTCTGAAAAGAAGATTGCCTGATGAATCGAATATCATAAAACCAATGCCACTGAAAAAGAAGTCCTTTTTCCAAACTGTTAATACTTGTGGGCATGCAGCAGTAGAATGGTGGTGTTCAGTAGCATTAGGGGAATGATGAGGATGGATCTGAGCCATTTTTTTCTTTACAGTTCCACACAATGGGCTACATACATTTACCAGTTTAAATCGAACAAACAGGTGTTGAATTAAAGGCTTCGAAAAGAGTTGTGGACATTAGTTTCCAGTCTTGACACGCTCTTTCAACGCGCGAGGTCCAAAGGGGTGAAATCCGCACCGTAATGTCGGCATAAAAGACGGGAAAACAAAATATCTTGCGCTCGTGGCAAAATCTTTCACTGTTAGATTATGATGGGTTTGCTATAAATTCAATGAACTGTAATTTTCACTTTTGGCTTgtatatttatttgtttttttcaATTCCCTAAGGTTGGCGCTTGTCTTTTTACATAATTCTATCGGGAGGTCTAGCATGTTCGTTGGTGAAGGGCTTTTGTGCTCGCAAGGCCATGTGTCtgtgctgggccattgtgctcgcagatttgaacaagtgaagtgtggggatgaggtcccccgtttgtggtCTCACTGATTCATAGCTTCGGGTCAAAAGCATTTAccccttaaaaaaataaaaaaatggatgtGCTTGTTTTCTAAAGACTTTgtttataaattagaaataaaattgcACTGCTTTTTCAAAAATGTGGTTTAGAGGATAGAAACTTGCATGTGTGTAATAGAAGGGtacaaatttataaaaaaattagagtaagatgataaaaagaaaaattaCATGTTGATTTGGTCAAGTATGACGTTTTGCTTGAATTCAATATCTTTTTGTCAAAATATTTATTCTTCCAGAAATTTTTTTGGGGATGTATATCATGTAATCCACATCTCATTAAATAAAAGGAATGACTACAAATTGAAAGTGATTTCAAAGAAGTTCTATCCCCCAACCATGTTATCAATTATTATTGTCACATCCATATCAATGACAAAGTTTGCTAGGAAAATTATTTCCTTATTGATCTACTTAAAAATGTGAACATTACACAAATTGTtatttcaaaatataaataaacaaGATTACATGCACATGCatgcatatccatatatatatagatatacatataaatatgcatttacatatacatatgcacacgcacgcacacatgcacacacacacatatgcatacatgcatgcatgtgtgtgtgtatgtgtgtgtgcgtgtgtgtgtgtactAGTGCTATTTTACTGATCCTTTCTTCACATACACATActactatagtcacataaatctattcattttaattaaatgaatatttactatttatttgattaaaaatccactagccaccagttaattaaattaacatttaattaattcatcttcaaacattctcctattaattaaataaattattcagtttatttaattaattcattaaactaaattcacaatcaattaaatgaataaattctattttattttcatttaatcccctttcctcttttaaataaattaaataaaacatttatttaaatcattaaaacccctccacttgcattctcctaaaaatgcaacttgcacctatttgttgaaataaatgaattttattttaataaaaatcttattttccctcatccaccaaacccacttgcaatcctaatccccttctagattcttctaaacccctttctaattagcctaatccatcccctaaatattgtcacattcctaagcaacttggagtcacttctcaaacacTTCAAAGTATTTGAAAAACACTAAAtaatttgtgtgttcaacaatttaacctctaaagtcttctaaaccccttatggctcttacatgaccattaatggttaactcaactcacccaaaTGGTTAAGgaatttgacccctaacttaaccctcatttgacccatgtgtcttctcaagcatttattgctttgaccatggttatcctcactaactcttgcacaagagtttatccattggataaaagcattattctttggataatgagtttattcactcaacccaaccttaaccttaactcccaagttaactctcaggtcatgtcaaacatttaatgcttcttccctctcctctcaacctatctcatattaacacttgtcatcctgggattgggttgaaagccctctcatggattgaatatcattcaatcctgacccttgttgagattattcaatctcaaccatccattgctccattttacctatagggcaagtgcaaggtaatgagtcacaaattcgcggaagtccgtgcgttggaaaatgcgctcttataaacgggggcacgtttgtgcttcgggctcccgagccgaaaggtaacgaggGTTCGAAGCAAAAAAAAAGGGCCCTCGTTTTGTTCTAAAACGgaggcccgcttttaaacaaaacgggggcccattttttagaaacgggggctcgtttttaaaaacgggggcccgtttctaaaaacgggccctcgtttttaaaaacgggggcccgtttctaaaaacgggcccccgttttgtttaaaagcgggcccccgtttctaaatagcatttttccttttttttccacaagccgtccttgtttgaaaacgggggcccgttttgtggaagttgattccacaacccgccacttggctcgggattagacCCGAGATagccctgggatggccacacctgagacatggacctgcaaattcaaatctccatgaatgaaagcacaaatatgaacttcagaaatagtttacacgCCTCTAATccgagaatttttatacaaaattaaaacccatttcagattatactgtctagattctaaatatgtaattttatttaaaaattgattattttaactatttttcatttaatttatactaaatcgggtccataaatttgaaatattaactaattttgttaattttataacttttttattttaaagaattttggaaaaaaaattatatgtcatcaatctacacaaaattcttttgtatttaaaaaaaaaaaaaatcaaaaaatgttaagtttacatcaaattatgtgagtcgtacacgtcaaatttttaaaaagataattacagccattaaaaaattaattaaaaaaaatatttgaaaaaaaaatacagaaaaatatgctcatcaatctttagtgtgttagAAACCATTTCCctaaacggtttgagaaaataattttaattgtgtcaaaaagtgtgggtcgtacacatgcatggtatggtcctgaaacaaacatttttaaaacatagtttttagaactccatttaaaaagttattttttattatgtgggtattaaaataaagtATATATTCGGAAAGTACACTcaaagggctatcttttatattactgactttttccaagattcaatctctaagtgtttcaaaatttaagctcaaatgagccaaaatctgaaaatcagggaaaacacttccactttttggccaaaaagtggactcatcttcttgcactgaccctataAATAAAGCTCACATtgctcattttcaaatcctcaagcatttagcaatCATAGTCATAAtcttgaaaacttgcatgcattataATGAATTTTAGataagagcatttagcataaatcatatacactgttattttggtctaaaataaatcattctcctttcatagcatctaatattagtttttgttcacacttgcatatcattttgagaacaatcatttgtcaatcttgaacctccataaggcatccatagtgcaaaaagctactgagagctacactaatttggaacttggagaggagaggaacaagggaggaggagctacgagcataGTAGAAGATATTTGgatatgtcttcttgcatttatattcatagttaaatgctttactttgtt from Cryptomeria japonica chromosome 3, Sugi_1.0, whole genome shotgun sequence harbors:
- the LOC131060303 gene encoding protein LURP-one-related 12, producing MAQIHPHHSPNATEHHHSTAACPQVLTVWKKDFFFSGIGFMIFDSSGNLLFRVENWTPNVATQLLLMDASGNPLILLRRKVVSLHQRWEGFIYNGEDGSGPRRRRVFSIKCSSIIPATTSIDVFVGSSFKDYMRRRGDYHIEGSFRERACAIFTRSRNLVAEVKRKHENCSMMVDRGVFSLVVYPGFDPALVASWIVIVNHINREYLSNLLLLGLNSTLKSYRFLGKSEMSRKDECSNVD